Proteins found in one Roseovarius pelagicus genomic segment:
- a CDS encoding DUF6494 family protein — translation MSDEFNMSMRKFLKQVGVTSQQAIEEAMRNSADTSGKSFEAKMVLTIDGIDLEHVVTGKIEGA, via the coding sequence ATGAGCGACGAATTCAACATGTCGATGCGCAAGTTTCTCAAGCAGGTGGGAGTTACATCGCAACAGGCGATTGAGGAAGCGATGCGCAACTCGGCGGACACTTCGGGCAAAAGCTTTGAAGCGAAAATGGTGCTGACGATCGACGGTATCGACCTTGAACACGTCGTCACAGGCAAGATCGAAGGTGCGTAG
- a CDS encoding OmpA family protein yields the protein MIRATKPILFLAASSLALVSACSEPDHLQGSGTDPNRQAKNGALIGGVLGALTGAVASDKKGKGAVIGGAIGALGGAAIGNALDKQEAELRRDLENDRVKITNTGDRLIVTLPQDILFAVDSSAVNSSLRGDLLTVANSLQSYPDSTVQVVGHTDNTGEAGYNQSLSERRANAVADVLMDGGVGFSRIQTFGRGEDQPIGSNLTPEGRAQNRRVEIVILPTS from the coding sequence ATGATCCGAGCAACCAAACCCATTCTTTTCCTGGCCGCTTCCTCGCTCGCGCTGGTCAGCGCCTGTTCCGAACCTGACCACCTGCAAGGCAGCGGCACCGACCCCAATCGACAGGCCAAAAACGGCGCGCTGATCGGTGGCGTCCTTGGCGCACTGACAGGTGCGGTGGCCAGCGACAAAAAAGGCAAGGGTGCCGTCATTGGCGGGGCTATCGGCGCGCTGGGCGGTGCTGCCATTGGCAACGCATTGGACAAGCAAGAGGCAGAATTGCGCCGTGATCTGGAAAATGATCGCGTCAAGATCACCAACACCGGTGACCGGCTGATCGTAACGCTGCCGCAGGACATTCTCTTTGCCGTGGACAGCTCCGCCGTCAATTCCAGCCTGCGTGGCGATCTTCTGACGGTCGCGAACAGCCTGCAATCCTACCCGGACAGCACGGTTCAGGTGGTCGGCCACACCGACAACACTGGTGAGGCAGGCTATAACCAATCCCTGTCCGAGCGTCGCGCCAACGCGGTCGCCGACGTGTTGATGGATGGCGGTGTCGGCTTTAGTCGCATCCAGACCTTTGGCCGTGGCGAGGATCAGCCCATCGGGTCCAACCTGACGCCCGAGGGTCGCGCACAGAACCGCCGGGTCGAGATCGTGATCCTGCCAACGTCGTGA
- a CDS encoding adenosine kinase — protein sequence MSKYQAVGIGNAVVDVICQSDDAFLSRMGIDKGIMQLIEQDRGEALYGAMENRRQMAGGSVANTIAGLGALGLETGFIGRVCDDELGRFYAKGMADVGCDFVNTPVARGELPTSRSMIFVSPDGERSMNTYLGISTELSPEDVPGDVAGGAGLLFLEGYLYDKPKGKAAFTEAARACRAGGGMAGISLSDPFCVDRHRSDFRTLVRELDYVIGNEHEWRSLYETDDLGAALEQAATESGLIVCTRSGDDVVIVRGAEMVRVDVDAVQPVDTTGAGDQFAAGFLYGLATGQSLKVSGRMGCIAAAEVIGHYGARPETDVKAMFAAEGLL from the coding sequence ATGAGCAAATATCAGGCTGTCGGGATCGGCAACGCAGTGGTCGATGTGATCTGCCAGAGCGACGACGCGTTCCTATCGCGGATGGGCATCGACAAGGGGATCATGCAACTGATCGAGCAGGATCGCGGCGAGGCGCTCTATGGTGCAATGGAAAATCGCCGCCAGATGGCGGGTGGATCGGTCGCCAATACCATCGCCGGACTGGGGGCGCTTGGGCTGGAAACCGGCTTTATCGGGCGGGTCTGCGACGATGAACTGGGTCGGTTCTATGCCAAAGGCATGGCCGATGTGGGCTGCGATTTCGTGAACACGCCCGTTGCGCGCGGCGAATTGCCAACCTCACGGTCGATGATCTTTGTCTCGCCTGACGGCGAACGATCAATGAACACCTATCTCGGCATCTCGACCGAGCTGAGCCCCGAGGATGTCCCCGGCGATGTGGCGGGCGGCGCCGGTTTGCTGTTTCTCGAGGGATATCTTTATGACAAACCGAAGGGCAAGGCCGCCTTTACCGAAGCGGCGCGAGCGTGTCGTGCGGGCGGTGGCATGGCCGGCATTTCGCTAAGCGATCCGTTTTGCGTCGACCGACATCGAAGTGATTTCCGCACTCTGGTGCGCGAACTGGACTATGTGATCGGCAATGAACATGAATGGCGATCCCTCTATGAAACTGACGATCTGGGTGCCGCATTGGAACAGGCCGCCACAGAAAGCGGACTCATCGTGTGTACACGATCTGGCGACGACGTCGTGATCGTTCGCGGGGCCGAAATGGTGCGCGTCGATGTGGATGCGGTCCAACCAGTGGATACAACCGGTGCCGGCGATCAATTCGCCGCCGGGTTTCTCTACGGTCTGGCCACGGGGCAGAGCCTGAAAGTGTCGGGACGCATGGGGTGCATCGCGGCGGCTGAGGTGATCGGCCATTATGGTGCCCGCCCCGAGACCGACGTGAAGGCGATGTTTGCCGCCGAGGGGCTGCTCTGA
- a CDS encoding beta-1,6-N-acetylglucosaminyltransferase, producing the protein MAKIAYILLCHKGPEAIIGQAEMLTAAGDYIAIHFDGRAKPEDFQQIKAALADNPNVTFARKRIKCGWGEWSLVQATLLAVEAAVQAFPRATHFYMLSGDCAAIKSARYAHDFLDAEDVDYIESFDYFDSDWIKTGMKEERLIYRHFFNERKHKWLFDTSFHLQQRFGLKRDIPHDIQVQIGSQWWCLRRRTVEWILDFTRKRRDVMRFFRTTWIPDETFFQTVVRHLVPDSEIRTRTLTFLMFTEYGMPQTFYNDHYDLLLGQDFLFARKISPEAIELKQRLGALYSNDKAEFKISNEGTSLFKFLTGRGRIGRRFASRFWETESTLGRQRELMIVICKKWHVAKRLLEQIRQVTNVPAIEYLFNEEHTDLPDLGGIQTSLGKRTRHRRALMRMLFDYYETDQMIVCMDPSALDLLQDFASDRSTTRMLEVQCVFSDEYLIGHAMRVGLAGEQTSAETLERLLPTIRGDMTFESDKIRDAEFEHHYIINEARDAEENAAPLSNFLDISHDKARQIAQSDHLFAD; encoded by the coding sequence ATGGCAAAAATCGCCTACATCCTTTTATGCCACAAAGGCCCCGAGGCAATCATCGGGCAGGCAGAGATGCTGACTGCTGCTGGCGATTACATCGCGATCCATTTCGATGGCCGTGCAAAGCCCGAGGATTTTCAGCAAATCAAGGCGGCGCTGGCGGACAATCCCAACGTTACCTTTGCCCGCAAACGCATAAAATGCGGCTGGGGCGAATGGAGTCTGGTGCAGGCGACACTTCTGGCGGTCGAGGCCGCGGTGCAGGCGTTTCCGCGAGCCACGCATTTCTACATGCTATCGGGTGATTGTGCGGCGATCAAATCGGCCCGCTATGCGCATGACTTTCTCGATGCCGAGGACGTGGATTACATCGAGAGTTTCGATTATTTCGACAGTGATTGGATCAAGACCGGGATGAAGGAAGAGCGGCTGATTTATCGCCACTTCTTTAACGAGCGTAAACACAAGTGGTTGTTCGATACATCCTTTCACCTACAGCAGCGGTTTGGCCTGAAACGCGATATTCCGCATGACATTCAGGTTCAGATTGGCAGCCAGTGGTGGTGCCTGCGCCGCCGCACCGTGGAATGGATTCTGGACTTCACCCGCAAGCGGCGTGACGTGATGCGGTTCTTTCGGACCACCTGGATTCCGGACGAGACGTTCTTTCAAACCGTAGTGCGGCATCTGGTGCCGGACAGCGAGATCCGTACGCGCACGCTGACCTTTTTGATGTTCACTGAATACGGGATGCCCCAGACCTTCTATAACGATCACTATGATCTGCTCTTGGGACAGGATTTTCTCTTTGCGCGCAAGATCAGTCCCGAGGCGATTGAGCTGAAACAGCGGCTGGGCGCGCTGTACTCGAACGACAAGGCAGAGTTCAAGATATCGAACGAGGGCACCAGCCTGTTCAAGTTCTTGACAGGCCGCGGCCGGATCGGCCGCCGCTTTGCCAGTCGGTTCTGGGAAACGGAAAGCACACTGGGACGTCAGCGCGAGCTGATGATCGTGATCTGCAAGAAATGGCATGTGGCTAAGCGGCTGCTGGAGCAGATCCGGCAGGTTACCAACGTTCCTGCGATCGAATATCTCTTTAACGAAGAGCATACCGATCTGCCCGATCTGGGAGGCATTCAGACCAGTCTGGGCAAACGGACACGTCACCGCCGGGCGCTGATGCGTATGCTGTTCGACTATTACGAGACCGATCAGATGATTGTCTGCATGGACCCCAGCGCGCTGGACCTGTTGCAGGATTTCGCCAGCGACCGGTCCACGACCCGCATGTTGGAAGTGCAATGTGTGTTCTCGGACGAGTATCTGATCGGGCACGCCATGCGCGTCGGCCTCGCGGGGGAACAGACCAGCGCCGAAACGCTGGAGCGGTTGCTGCCCACTATCCGAGGTGACATGACGTTCGAGAGCGATAAAATTCGCGATGCCGAGTTCGAGCATCACTACATCATCAATGAAGCGCGCGACGCAGAGGAAAACGCCGCGCCATTGTCAAACTTTCTGGACATCTCGCATGACAAGGCGCGTCAGATTGCGCAGTCCGACCACCTGTTTGCCGATTAG
- a CDS encoding glutaredoxin produces the protein MATNHVDTPQQARTKSSSKTAVLYRMSMPDHLCPYGLKSKSLLKREGYEVEDHLLETRAQTDDYKREHHVETTPQTYIQGERIGGYSDLKKYFGYKVREEGDTSYTPVIAIFSATALMALALVFSLYDGFSVVTWAKWFLAISMVVLAIQKLQDVEGFVNGFLGYDLLARRYVPYGYAYPFAELYTGVGMMALIGSQSWAIWMVAPVGIAIGAVGAASVIKAVYFDKRELTCACVGGGSTVPLGFISLSENLAMLGMGFGMLGAFVAG, from the coding sequence ATGGCCACGAACCATGTCGATACACCCCAACAGGCCCGCACCAAGAGCAGCTCGAAGACAGCTGTTCTTTATCGTATGTCGATGCCCGATCATCTTTGTCCATATGGTCTGAAGTCCAAGTCACTCCTTAAACGCGAAGGATATGAAGTGGAGGACCACCTGCTGGAAACGCGTGCGCAGACAGACGATTACAAACGCGAACACCACGTCGAAACGACACCGCAAACCTACATACAGGGCGAACGTATCGGTGGTTATTCGGACCTCAAGAAATACTTTGGGTACAAAGTGCGCGAAGAGGGCGACACCAGTTATACCCCTGTCATTGCGATATTCTCGGCCACGGCGCTGATGGCTTTGGCGCTTGTTTTCAGTCTGTATGACGGGTTTTCGGTCGTCACCTGGGCCAAATGGTTTCTGGCCATCTCGATGGTCGTTCTGGCGATTCAGAAACTTCAGGATGTCGAAGGTTTCGTGAACGGCTTCTTGGGGTATGACCTCTTGGCCCGGCGCTATGTGCCGTATGGCTACGCCTATCCTTTTGCCGAGCTTTATACCGGCGTGGGCATGATGGCACTGATCGGAAGCCAGAGCTGGGCCATATGGATGGTGGCGCCTGTCGGTATAGCGATCGGCGCGGTCGGCGCAGCGAGTGTTATCAAGGCGGTCTATTTTGACAAACGTGAATTGACCTGTGCCTGTGTCGGCGGCGGATCGACAGTGCCTCTGGGCTTCATTTCACTTAGTGAAAATCTCGCCATGCTTGGTATGGGGTTTGGGATGCTTGGCGCTTTCGTCGCCGGATAA
- a CDS encoding glutamine synthetase family protein → MYLTEDELTAFVQANPSVTYLDAIVIDLCGNAIGKRLPISQAASMIAGGTPICAAMQLVDVMGNTADPGGHGFSDGDPDGMARPLSGTLAPVPWSDGQRAQVLCQMTDATSATPVWYEPRRILATVVERFAELKLRPVLALELEFYLIDRDRNGDDSPRPCASPATGRRERQGQVLSLAKLDEFDSVIRAMQDAAHAQGLPVTTVISEYGAGQFEINLEHQTDPVSAADHAALLRRCVQATARAMGYDATFMSKPFAGQSGNGLHLHLSLLDEGGQNIFDPVHSDAEAKLGHAVAGLQATLHEAMAIFAPSLNVYRRFRPDEFTPVTRDWGENNRSVAVRLPPVTNGAARRLEHRVSGAEANPYLVTAAVLAGVHHGLTLGLDPGEKHTGNAGSEVDAGLPLTLWDALTALAEAQVLPDYLGAEYLQIYRDVKHAEFTEFMEEISGREYRWYL, encoded by the coding sequence ATGTATTTGACCGAAGATGAACTGACTGCGTTCGTTCAGGCAAACCCGTCGGTGACGTATCTCGACGCAATAGTGATTGATCTGTGCGGCAACGCGATCGGCAAGCGTCTGCCAATATCTCAGGCCGCATCCATGATCGCGGGCGGCACCCCGATCTGTGCTGCGATGCAGCTGGTCGACGTGATGGGCAACACTGCCGATCCGGGTGGGCATGGATTCTCCGATGGGGATCCGGATGGCATGGCGCGGCCCCTGAGCGGTACGTTGGCACCTGTTCCGTGGTCAGATGGGCAGCGTGCGCAGGTATTGTGCCAGATGACAGACGCCACCAGCGCAACGCCCGTCTGGTACGAGCCGCGGCGCATCCTCGCGACGGTTGTTGAACGGTTTGCCGAACTAAAGCTGCGCCCGGTTCTGGCGTTGGAGCTGGAATTCTACCTTATTGACCGCGACAGAAATGGCGACGACAGCCCCCGGCCCTGTGCAAGCCCGGCAACCGGGCGACGCGAACGGCAGGGGCAAGTGCTGTCACTGGCCAAGCTGGATGAATTCGACAGTGTCATTCGCGCCATGCAGGACGCCGCCCACGCGCAGGGCCTGCCTGTGACCACGGTGATCAGCGAATACGGCGCAGGCCAATTCGAGATCAATCTGGAACATCAGACCGATCCAGTATCCGCCGCCGACCATGCGGCCCTGCTGCGCCGTTGTGTGCAGGCGACGGCCCGCGCGATGGGGTATGACGCCACTTTCATGTCCAAGCCCTTTGCCGGGCAGTCGGGCAACGGGCTGCACCTGCATCTCAGCCTTTTGGATGAGGGCGGACAAAACATATTCGATCCCGTCCATTCCGACGCAGAGGCCAAGCTGGGTCATGCCGTTGCAGGGTTGCAGGCAACCTTGCACGAGGCGATGGCGATTTTTGCGCCGAGCCTGAACGTCTATCGCCGGTTTCGCCCGGACGAGTTCACACCCGTGACGCGCGACTGGGGTGAGAACAACCGTTCTGTCGCGGTGCGCCTACCGCCTGTCACCAACGGCGCGGCGCGGCGGCTGGAACACCGCGTATCGGGTGCCGAGGCAAACCCGTACCTTGTCACTGCTGCTGTGTTGGCTGGGGTACATCACGGCTTAACCTTGGGACTTGATCCCGGTGAAAAGCATACCGGCAACGCTGGCAGCGAGGTGGACGCGGGCCTGCCACTGACCCTATGGGATGCGCTGACGGCACTGGCGGAGGCGCAGGTATTGCCCGATTATCTGGGTGCGGAATATCTGCAAATTTACCGCGATGTGAAGCACGCAGAATTCACCGAATTCATGGAAGAAATTTCGGGGCGTGAATACCGCTGGTATCTATAA
- the nth gene encoding endonuclease III — protein sequence MTKQLDYHTIRAIFERFQTAEPEPKGELEHVNVYTLVVAVALSAQATDAGVNKATRALFQVADTPQKMLDLGLDGLTEHIKTIGLFRQKAKNVIKLSQILVDECGGEVPNSRAALQSLPGVGRKTANVVLNMWWGMPAQAVDTHIFRVGNRTGICVGKDVVAVERAVEDHIPADFQHHAHHWLILHGRYHCKARKPMCGSCLIRDLCEYEDKNL from the coding sequence ATGACCAAGCAACTCGACTATCACACCATCCGCGCCATTTTCGAACGTTTCCAGACGGCAGAGCCCGAGCCGAAAGGCGAGTTGGAGCATGTGAACGTCTATACGCTGGTGGTAGCTGTGGCGCTGAGTGCGCAAGCGACAGATGCCGGGGTGAACAAGGCAACACGCGCCTTGTTCCAAGTGGCGGACACGCCGCAGAAGATGCTTGATCTGGGCCTCGATGGTCTGACCGAGCATATCAAGACCATCGGATTGTTTCGCCAGAAGGCAAAGAATGTCATCAAGCTGAGCCAGATACTGGTAGACGAATGCGGCGGCGAAGTACCCAACAGCCGTGCCGCACTGCAATCCTTACCCGGCGTGGGTCGCAAGACTGCGAATGTCGTACTTAACATGTGGTGGGGCATGCCCGCTCAGGCAGTCGATACGCATATCTTCCGCGTCGGCAATCGCACCGGCATCTGCGTCGGCAAGGACGTAGTTGCAGTGGAACGCGCCGTCGAAGACCACATACCGGCGGATTTTCAACATCACGCGCATCACTGGCTGATCCTGCACGGGCGATACCATTGCAAGGCGCGCAAACCGATGTGCGGATCGTGCCTGATCCGCGATCTATGTGAATATGAGGACAAGAATCTATGA
- a CDS encoding HIT domain-containing protein, which yields MPYAYDDQNIFAKILRGEIPNTTVLETEHTLAFEDIAPEAPVHTLVIPKGPYVTYDHFASEASDAEIVDFTRAIAEVCRIKGVVPGDDQGGYRMIANSGENGVQDVPHLHVHILGGRNMGPMIPLKT from the coding sequence ATGCCCTACGCCTATGACGACCAGAACATTTTTGCCAAAATCCTGCGCGGCGAAATTCCCAATACAACTGTGCTGGAAACCGAACATACGCTGGCCTTTGAGGATATCGCACCCGAAGCGCCGGTGCATACGTTGGTAATCCCGAAGGGGCCATATGTCACCTATGACCATTTCGCGTCAGAGGCATCGGACGCCGAGATCGTCGATTTCACCCGCGCGATCGCCGAGGTGTGCCGGATCAAGGGCGTGGTTCCCGGCGACGATCAGGGTGGCTACAGGATGATTGCCAATTCCGGTGAGAACGGCGTGCAGGACGTACCGCATCTGCATGTGCATATTCTGGGCGGGCGTAACATGGGTCCGATGATTCCGCTTAAAACCTAA
- a CDS encoding methylated-DNA--[protein]-cysteine S-methyltransferase — protein MTNQTDQGYHFHVMRRAIDLIDAGGTDMTLDQLSGAMNMSPAHFQRLFSAWAGVSPKRYQQYLTLGHAKALLADRFTTLEAADSAGLSGTGRLHDLFLRWEAMSPGEFARKGDGLTIYWGWFDSPFGPSLVMGTERGICGIGFAAETGEEAAMEDLVGRWPKAEFIEDPMMLRPWVLAAYGADAAQPAPLYMIGAPFQIKVWEALMQIPSGHVTTYSEIAEAIGRPRAVRAVGTAVGRNPISLLIPCHRALRKSGGLGGYHWGLPVKRSILAWESARAEA, from the coding sequence ATGACCAACCAGACCGACCAAGGCTATCATTTCCACGTCATGCGCCGGGCGATCGATCTGATCGACGCCGGTGGAACTGACATGACGCTTGATCAGCTTTCGGGCGCGATGAATATGAGCCCGGCCCATTTTCAACGTCTGTTTTCGGCATGGGCCGGCGTGTCGCCCAAGCGATATCAGCAATATCTGACGCTGGGCCATGCCAAGGCGCTGTTGGCGGATCGTTTCACCACGCTGGAAGCTGCGGATTCGGCGGGCTTGTCAGGAACCGGTCGTTTGCATGATCTCTTCTTGCGCTGGGAGGCGATGAGCCCCGGGGAATTTGCCCGCAAGGGTGACGGACTGACGATCTATTGGGGCTGGTTCGACAGTCCTTTCGGCCCCAGTCTGGTGATGGGAACGGAGCGCGGCATTTGCGGCATCGGTTTCGCCGCTGAAACAGGCGAAGAGGCCGCGATGGAGGATCTCGTGGGACGCTGGCCCAAGGCCGAGTTCATCGAAGATCCGATGATGCTGCGGCCGTGGGTTTTGGCGGCTTATGGCGCAGATGCGGCACAACCTGCGCCGCTCTACATGATCGGCGCGCCCTTTCAGATCAAGGTCTGGGAGGCGCTGATGCAGATCCCGTCCGGGCACGTCACCACCTATTCCGAAATCGCCGAGGCGATAGGTCGTCCGCGCGCCGTGCGTGCCGTCGGCACAGCCGTCGGGCGCAACCCGATCAGCCTGCTGATCCCCTGCCACCGGGCATTGCGTAAATCCGGCGGTTTGGGTGGATATCATTGGGGGCTGCCGGTTAAACGCTCTATTCTGGCATGGGAAAGCGCGCGCGCCGAGGCATAG
- a CDS encoding DUF6505 family protein: MMLARAIHFDESDTNIFHSPARTGEWCISGGFEFSNWGTADLTGKARQAFSNGWLGIETFGRVSVVAATQIEPAEMDALVIALAQHFVDVYGAPSIADAQGVAHDELLQMADICEGQPANTLLLVSRELTDAGVKERYRIVEPRDAGLDQFAIHGTLDEGGHS, encoded by the coding sequence ATGATGCTGGCACGCGCCATTCATTTTGATGAAAGCGACACGAATATTTTCCACTCGCCGGCGCGGACCGGGGAATGGTGCATCTCTGGCGGATTTGAGTTCTCGAACTGGGGCACGGCGGACCTGACAGGCAAGGCGCGTCAGGCGTTCTCTAACGGCTGGTTGGGCATTGAAACCTTTGGCCGCGTCTCGGTTGTTGCCGCCACTCAGATAGAGCCCGCAGAAATGGATGCGTTGGTCATCGCGTTGGCGCAGCATTTCGTGGACGTGTACGGTGCGCCGTCTATTGCCGATGCGCAGGGCGTGGCCCACGACGAGCTGCTGCAAATGGCGGATATCTGCGAGGGGCAGCCCGCCAATACCCTGCTGCTTGTGTCCCGCGAATTGACTGATGCCGGGGTCAAGGAAAGGTACCGTATTGTCGAGCCGCGCGACGCCGGGCTGGATCAGTTCGCCATCCATGGAACATTGGATGAAGGCGGGCATTCGTAA
- a CDS encoding biotin/lipoate--protein ligase family protein — translation MTAPKFPPLFSGLAVEGQIEPFEKACAEAARGCDAGLVVYKIGANALQAALVFAPDVPLADAMAILPLCGVGFQNALGALAPPEVAVHLEWGGGVRINGATCGRLRAAASTDDPTAEPDWLIVGLELPLWPDSDDPGNTPDQTALYAEGCADVNPANLLESWVKHTLVGINGWLDDGPAPLHQEWRRLAHGIGENIAMNNIVGTYLGIDERFGMLLRDAKTTHLIPLTQVLEGA, via the coding sequence ATGACTGCGCCCAAGTTTCCTCCGCTCTTCAGCGGCCTAGCTGTCGAAGGGCAGATAGAGCCGTTTGAAAAGGCATGTGCCGAGGCGGCGCGCGGGTGTGATGCCGGACTGGTAGTCTACAAGATCGGTGCAAATGCATTGCAGGCTGCGTTAGTGTTTGCGCCCGATGTCCCATTGGCAGATGCGATGGCAATACTACCGCTTTGCGGTGTCGGTTTCCAAAATGCATTGGGCGCATTGGCACCACCCGAGGTCGCGGTGCATCTGGAATGGGGCGGTGGCGTGCGGATCAACGGTGCCACCTGCGGTCGCCTGCGAGCCGCCGCTTCAACAGATGACCCTACGGCCGAGCCCGATTGGCTGATCGTCGGGCTGGAACTGCCTCTCTGGCCGGACTCCGACGATCCGGGTAACACACCTGACCAAACCGCGCTCTATGCGGAAGGCTGTGCCGATGTGAACCCTGCCAACCTGCTTGAATCGTGGGTAAAGCACACCTTGGTCGGGATAAACGGCTGGCTTGATGATGGGCCAGCCCCACTTCATCAGGAATGGCGCAGGCTGGCACACGGCATTGGGGAAAACATTGCCATGAACAACATTGTGGGCACCTATCTAGGAATAGATGAACGGTTCGGCATGCTACTACGTGATGCCAAAACGACCCACCTCATCCCCCTTACCCAAGTTCTGGAAGGTGCATGA
- the leuB gene encoding 3-isopropylmalate dehydrogenase — MTTPSLLILPGDGIGPEVMAEVRKIIDWFGAKRDLPFDVSEDLVGGAAYDKHGTPLHDDTMAHAQEVDAVLLGAVGGPKYDDLDFSVKPERGLLRLRKEMDLFANLRPAQCFDALADFSSLKKDIVAGLDIMIVRELTSGVYFGEPRGIFNEGNERVGINTQRYTESEIERAARAAFELAMRRGKKVCSMEKANVMESGILWREVATRVGQDYPEVELSHMYADNGAMQLVRAPKQFDVILTDNLFGDILSDCAAMLTGSLGMLPSASLGAPMANGRPKALYEPVHGSAPDIAGQGKANPIACILSFAMALRYSFDQGDEAARLERAIEAVLASGARTGDLMGPEGGTPLSTTEMGDAVLAALDASL; from the coding sequence ATGACCACGCCATCGCTTCTTATTCTGCCCGGTGACGGGATCGGCCCCGAAGTGATGGCCGAAGTGCGCAAGATCATCGACTGGTTCGGTGCGAAGCGCGACTTGCCCTTTGACGTGAGCGAGGATCTGGTCGGTGGTGCTGCCTATGACAAACACGGCACACCACTGCACGACGACACCATGGCGCACGCTCAGGAAGTGGACGCAGTTCTGCTCGGCGCAGTTGGCGGGCCGAAGTACGACGATCTGGATTTTTCGGTAAAACCCGAGCGCGGTCTCTTGCGTCTGCGCAAGGAAATGGACCTGTTTGCCAACCTGCGCCCGGCGCAATGCTTTGATGCGCTTGCTGATTTCTCGTCTTTGAAAAAGGACATCGTTGCGGGTCTCGATATCATGATCGTGCGCGAACTGACGTCAGGCGTCTATTTCGGCGAGCCGCGCGGCATCTTTAACGAAGGCAACGAGCGCGTCGGGATCAACACCCAGCGTTACACCGAAAGCGAGATCGAACGCGCCGCCCGTGCGGCGTTTGAACTGGCCATGCGTCGGGGCAAGAAGGTCTGTTCGATGGAAAAGGCCAACGTCATGGAGAGCGGTATCCTCTGGCGCGAGGTCGCCACCCGTGTGGGTCAGGATTACCCCGAGGTGGAGCTAAGCCATATGTACGCCGATAACGGCGCGATGCAGCTGGTCCGCGCGCCCAAGCAGTTCGACGTGATCCTGACCGATAACCTCTTTGGTGACATCCTGTCCGACTGCGCCGCCATGCTGACCGGTAGTCTGGGTATGTTGCCCTCTGCCTCGCTTGGCGCGCCGATGGCCAATGGCCGTCCCAAGGCGCTCTATGAGCCGGTCCACGGCTCGGCCCCTGATATTGCAGGGCAGGGCAAGGCGAACCCGATCGCCTGTATCCTCAGCTTTGCCATGGCACTGCGCTATTCGTTTGATCAAGGCGACGAGGCCGCGCGTCTGGAGCGCGCGATTGAGGCCGTGCTGGCCAGTGGCGCACGCACGGGCGATCTGATGGGCCCCGAAGGTGGCACACCCCTGTCCACGACAGAGATGGGCGATGCGGTTCTGGCTGCGCTGGATGCCAGCCTCTGA
- a CDS encoding sulfotransferase family protein produces the protein MGFPGTWMTESESVVYRVVPKCACSTIGQILYYSDHGEFFDGDIHDAKSGLHKWALDESQPLITANVTAHQSYAFTCVRNPYTRILSSFFDKICGIQRNGKRYRGKLVPLLVQKYGIEVGGEDGKEEFDQIASFRRFLLFARDTIRWRRPMEPDIHWSAQAGHVSTFIVNGGTYDRIFWTEAFNDGMQDVLSAIKTPQAVDLSSIPRFNESEGHGPKRAHPVEDYFDDLAMHLVYEIYKRDFELFKYDAADPSNKMPVGEIDLDEVHAKLGE, from the coding sequence ATGGGTTTTCCGGGTACATGGATGACCGAAAGCGAAAGCGTTGTGTATCGGGTGGTCCCCAAATGCGCATGTTCGACCATCGGTCAGATACTCTATTATTCCGATCACGGTGAATTTTTCGATGGCGACATCCATGACGCCAAGTCAGGCCTGCATAAATGGGCGCTGGACGAAAGCCAGCCGCTGATCACAGCCAACGTGACGGCGCATCAATCCTATGCGTTCACGTGTGTGCGCAATCCCTATACCCGCATCCTCAGTTCGTTCTTTGACAAGATTTGCGGCATTCAGCGCAACGGCAAGCGGTACCGCGGCAAGCTGGTCCCGCTTCTGGTGCAGAAATACGGCATTGAGGTCGGCGGCGAGGACGGCAAGGAAGAATTTGACCAGATTGCCAGCTTCCGCCGCTTTCTACTCTTTGCCCGCGACACCATTCGCTGGCGGCGCCCCATGGAGCCCGATATCCACTGGTCTGCGCAGGCAGGCCACGTCAGCACCTTTATCGTGAACGGCGGCACCTATGACCGGATTTTCTGGACCGAGGCGTTCAACGACGGAATGCAGGATGTGCTGAGCGCGATCAAGACGCCACAAGCCGTTGATCTGTCCAGCATCCCGCGCTTCAACGAAAGCGAAGGGCACGGACCCAAACGCGCCCACCCGGTCGAGGATTACTTCGACGATCTGGCGATGCATCTGGTCTATGAAATCTACAAGCGTGATTTTGAACTGTTCAAATACGATGCTGCCGATCCGTCCAACAAAATGCCCGTGGGCGAGATTGATCTGGACGAGGTGCACGCGAAACTCGGCGAGTGA